The following coding sequences are from one Magnetovibrio sp. PR-2 window:
- a CDS encoding ChaN family lipoprotein, whose translation MSFKTVCLGLSLSLALSGCVVNAQTPSSFAGAADDMRGTACVPQGTWFDPARGTSLSTQTVIERMRTRDLVLLGETHTYADHHRWQMQTLSQLYLQNPDLILGFESFPRRVQGVLDKWVAGELNEDDFARDTDWETVWKYDIGHYMPLFQFARMNTIPMVALNVDRTLIRKISANGWKNVPEDERLGVGDPAPAVQPYIDMLAAVYTRHDDKDASKTPTLDNPMFSNFVDVQLTWDRAMAEAADSALKAAETQGRTPQFVAIVGRGHMDHFLGIPEQLNHLGRTNYGVLTPWDDLRKCSDLQRGDRVAADAVFGIEPTKQAFNRPKPKLGVMIEGSDDGVLIGDVVEGSIAQKHGLQKGDVIVKAAGTPVKKVGDLVEIIKSMSPGTVLPLKIKRDKTELDIMARFPTLAEQDAAHKSVHGNN comes from the coding sequence ATGAGCTTCAAAACTGTATGCCTAGGCCTCTCGCTCAGCTTGGCGTTGTCCGGCTGCGTCGTAAATGCCCAAACACCGTCGAGCTTCGCGGGCGCTGCCGATGACATGCGCGGCACGGCCTGTGTGCCCCAAGGCACTTGGTTTGATCCAGCGCGGGGCACCTCTCTCTCCACCCAAACTGTGATCGAGCGGATGCGCACCAGAGACCTTGTCCTGCTGGGCGAAACCCACACATATGCCGATCACCACCGCTGGCAGATGCAGACCCTTTCCCAGCTTTATCTGCAAAACCCGGATCTGATTTTGGGCTTTGAAAGTTTCCCCCGCCGGGTCCAAGGCGTGCTGGACAAATGGGTCGCCGGAGAGCTTAACGAAGACGACTTCGCCCGCGACACCGATTGGGAAACCGTCTGGAAGTACGACATCGGCCACTACATGCCCCTGTTCCAGTTTGCGCGCATGAACACCATACCCATGGTGGCGCTGAACGTGGACCGGACATTGATCCGCAAAATCTCTGCCAACGGCTGGAAAAATGTGCCTGAAGATGAACGCTTAGGTGTCGGTGATCCCGCGCCCGCCGTTCAGCCCTATATCGATATGTTGGCCGCCGTTTACACCAGACACGACGACAAAGACGCGTCGAAAACGCCGACGTTGGACAACCCAATGTTTTCCAACTTTGTTGACGTGCAGCTCACCTGGGACCGCGCCATGGCCGAGGCCGCTGACAGCGCGCTCAAAGCCGCCGAAACCCAAGGCCGCACCCCGCAATTCGTCGCCATTGTCGGGCGCGGACACATGGATCATTTCCTCGGCATTCCCGAACAACTCAATCATTTGGGCCGCACCAATTATGGTGTGTTGACGCCGTGGGATGATCTGCGCAAATGTTCCGATCTGCAACGTGGCGATCGCGTCGCTGCCGATGCGGTGTTCGGCATCGAACCCACCAAACAAGCCTTCAACCGGCCTAAGCCCAAACTGGGGGTGATGATCGAAGGTTCGGACGACGGGGTGCTCATTGGTGACGTGGTCGAAGGATCCATCGCCCAGAAACACGGCCTTCAAAAAGGCGACGTCATTGTCAAAGCTGCGGGAACCCCGGTCAAAAAAGTCGGTGATTTGGTTGAGATCATCAAGTCCATGAGCCCCGGCACCGTTCTGCCGCTGAAGATCAAGCGCGACAAGACTGAGCTCGATATCATGGCCCGCTTCCCGACTTTGGCTGAGCAAGACGCCGCCCACAAAAGTGTGCATGGGAATAACTAA